From the Photobacterium sp. GJ3 genome, one window contains:
- the ppiC gene encoding peptidylprolyl isomerase PpiC: MASTAAALHILVKHKEQADDILKQLKKGAKFQTLAKKYSTCPSGKRGGDLGEFRKGAMVPAFDKAVFTGKVLEPIGPVKTKFGYHIIKVLYRT, translated from the coding sequence ATGGCCTCTACCGCAGCAGCACTGCACATTCTGGTGAAACACAAAGAACAGGCTGACGACATTCTCAAACAGCTGAAAAAAGGCGCCAAGTTCCAGACATTGGCAAAGAAATACTCCACGTGCCCGTCTGGCAAGCGTGGTGGCGACTTAGGCGAATTCCGAAAAGGCGCCATGGTTCCAGCCTTTGATAAAGCCGTGTTCACCGGCAAAGTCCTCGAGCCAATCGGCCCGGTGAAAACCAAGTTTGGGTACCACATCATCAAGGTTTTATATCGGACTTAA
- a CDS encoding ABC-ATPase domain-containing protein: protein MDLLEARLKKIDRRNYRSYSSLRGQYNFVDYDFFIDIPQSDPFAPATRVRARRQWSLTDLAWLKDQSAGYQRAARDFIARQFAELAKEVNEIQIDRPGQAVLDRTAVVFDDDAIELRFRVDLPADGRTIIAKKTLSLLTFTLPKIIRRATIARELPMDELRRHCETVEDQVALRAQLKDNNLIAFVADNSVLPRLAGNSDQPMADAVPFRSPEELAIELEAPHAGKLRGMGIPTGITMIVGGGFHGKSTLLNAVENAVYDHMPGDGREYIVTDETASKIRAEDGRCVHSVDLSPYISNLPMGKDTTCFSTQNASGSTSQAAWLQESLEAGAQTLLIDEDTSASNFMIRDERMQALIAKDDEPITPLVDRIALLRDHLNISVMLVMGGSGDYLDVADTVIQMHNYEAVDVTAKAKIVVQSHPTQRQPEGSDTIERPRTRQLNRSGLQAQLEDGKFRIQVKNKQSLRFGREFVDLQALEQITDASQLHATGWLWCQLAMMKGWEKQPVKAFANMLHDDWFRSMPHYGDFAKPRVVDVMAVLNRMRKAEFK from the coding sequence ATGGACTTACTGGAAGCCAGACTCAAAAAAATCGACCGACGCAATTACCGCAGCTATTCCAGCCTGCGTGGTCAGTACAACTTTGTTGATTACGATTTCTTTATCGATATCCCGCAATCGGATCCCTTCGCACCAGCAACCCGCGTTCGAGCGCGGCGCCAGTGGTCGCTGACGGATCTGGCCTGGCTGAAAGATCAGTCGGCGGGTTATCAGCGTGCGGCGCGCGATTTTATCGCCCGTCAGTTTGCTGAACTGGCGAAAGAAGTCAACGAGATCCAGATCGATCGGCCGGGACAGGCTGTTCTGGATCGCACAGCAGTCGTCTTTGATGACGATGCCATTGAGCTGCGTTTTCGTGTCGACCTGCCCGCGGATGGGCGCACCATCATCGCCAAAAAAACACTGAGCCTGCTGACATTCACACTGCCGAAAATTATTCGTCGTGCCACCATTGCGCGTGAACTGCCGATGGACGAGCTGCGCCGTCACTGTGAAACCGTCGAAGATCAGGTCGCGCTGCGCGCGCAATTAAAAGACAACAACCTGATTGCCTTTGTGGCCGATAACAGTGTTCTGCCTCGTCTGGCGGGTAACAGCGATCAGCCCATGGCAGATGCCGTGCCTTTCCGCAGTCCGGAAGAACTGGCGATCGAACTGGAAGCACCGCACGCAGGGAAACTGCGCGGCATGGGTATTCCAACCGGCATTACCATGATTGTCGGCGGTGGTTTCCATGGTAAATCGACCTTGCTGAATGCTGTTGAGAATGCGGTCTATGATCACATGCCGGGAGATGGTCGCGAATATATTGTGACGGATGAAACGGCGAGTAAGATTCGTGCCGAAGATGGCCGTTGTGTGCACAGTGTGGACCTCTCCCCGTACATCAGTAACCTGCCGATGGGCAAAGACACGACTTGCTTCAGCACGCAGAATGCATCCGGTTCGACGTCACAGGCAGCCTGGCTGCAGGAATCACTGGAAGCCGGTGCGCAAACCCTGCTGATCGATGAAGATACGTCTGCTTCAAACTTTATGATCCGCGACGAGCGCATGCAGGCGCTGATTGCCAAAGACGATGAGCCGATTACTCCGCTGGTTGATCGGATCGCACTGCTGCGTGATCACCTGAATATCTCGGTGATGCTGGTCATGGGCGGCTCAGGTGACTATCTGGACGTGGCCGATACCGTGATTCAGATGCACAACTATGAGGCAGTTGATGTGACCGCCAAAGCGAAGATTGTTGTGCAATCACACCCGACTCAGCGCCAGCCGGAAGGCAGCGATACCATTGAGCGGCCGCGTACCCGTCAGTTGAATCGCTCTGGGTTGCAGGCGCAGCTTGAAGATGGCAAGTTCCGGATTCAGGTGAAGAATAAACAAAGCCTGCGCTTTGGCCGCGAGTTTGTCGATTTGCAGGCGCTTGAGCAAATTACCGACGCGAGTCAGCTACATGCGACAGGCTGGTTATGGTGTCAGCTGGCAATGATGAAAGGCTGGGAAAAACAACCCGTGAAAGCCTTCGCCAACATGCTGCATGACGACTGGTTCCGTAGCATGCCTCATTATGGCGACTTCGCGAAGCCTCGCGTTGTCGATGTGATGGCTGTGCTGAACCGGATGCGTAAAGCCGAATTCAAGTAA